One region of Miscanthus floridulus cultivar M001 chromosome 19, ASM1932011v1, whole genome shotgun sequence genomic DNA includes:
- the LOC136528475 gene encoding NAC domain-containing protein 21/22-like: MAINSLSMVEARLPPGFRFHPRDDELVLDYLVKKLGGGAGTGGPVVVSIYGWPTMVDVDLNKCEPWDLPDIACIGGKEWYFYSLRDRKYATGQRTNRATDSGYWKATGKDRPISRKGLLVGMRKTLVFYQGRAPKGKKTEWVMHEFRMEGQGDPMKLPFKEDWVLCRVFYKSRATVAKPPTESSSSFNIDAATTSLPLLIDNNYNISFDQPGSSMQNLEGYEQVPCFSSNPSQPSPSMNAPLTSAAMADPEQHMGKSIIKDVLMSQFSRFEGSVKREAPQSNFSQDGFEYLAESGFTQMWNSFN; encoded by the exons ATGGCCATCAACTCGCTGAGCATGGTGGAGGCCAGGCTGCCTCCGGGGTTCAGGTTCCACCCGCGGGACGACGAGCTCGTGCTCGACTACCTCGTCAagaagctcggcggcggcgccggcaccGGCGGCCCGGTGGTGGTGAGCATCTACGGCTGGCCCACCATGGTCGACGTCGATCTCAACAAGTGCGAGCCCTGGGACCTTCCTG ATATCGCGTGCATTGGTGGAAAAGAGTGGTATTTCTACAGCCTTAGGGATAGAAAGTATGCTACCGGCCAACGCACAAACAGAGCAACTGATTCGGGATATTGGAAGGCCACTGGGAAAGACCGTCCAATAAGCCGGAAAGGGTTACTTGTTGGTATGCGCAAAACCCTTGTGTTTTATCAAGGTAGAGCCCCAAAGGGGAAGAAGaccgagtgggttatgcatgaattTCGCATGGAAGGGCAAGGTGATCCCATGAAATTACCTTTCAAG GAGGACTGGGTCTTGTGTAGAGTTTTCTACAAGAGTAGGGCGACAGTTGCAAAGCCACCCACAGAGAGTAGCAGCAGCTTCAATATTGATGCAGCCACAACTTCATTGCCTCTCCTCATTGACAACAACTACAATATTTCCTTTGACCAGCCTGGCTCATCAATGCAAAACCTAGAGGGTTATGAGCAAGTGCCCTGCTTCTCCAGTAACCCCTCTCAGCCATCGCCATCGATGAACGCTCCGCTGACATCTGCCGCCATGGCTGATCCGGAGCAGCACATGGGGAAGTCAATAATCAAGGATGTTCTCATGAGCCAGTTCAGCAGGTTCGAAGGCAGCGTCAAGAGGGAGGCGCCTCAAAGCAATTTTTCTCAGGATGGGTTTGAGTACTTAGCTGAGAGTGGCTTCACACAGATGTGGAATTCGTTCAATTAA